The proteins below come from a single Propionispora vibrioides genomic window:
- a CDS encoding peptidase domain-containing ABC transporter codes for MMTNGTLPPGADKLDTALKCLLIVAGYYGIPAVDEQLRRAYVVKTGKMDTLTLVRAARGLGFKARAFRDDAVRLNRMALPAIAVLKNGNYVVLGKWDGEAALIIDPCREQPFALPRENFLQAWSGELVLFTRRIEATRKQKKFGLSWFVPVIWRYRNLWGKVLGLSLLLQLFGLASPFFTQRIIDDVLVHHSVNSLDAMLSGMIFVSLFQTWITGVRTFLFTHATNQVDVMLGAKLFRQITALPVRYFETWQVGEVVARVRELENVRQFITGSAITVVLDVVFTVVYMMVMFLYSTTLSIIALLILPLYILLNAVVTPLYRSRLQEQFAAGTENQTFLIEMVTGIHTVKALAVEPQLLQEWEQRLARYIEASFRTANLANIAGSTGTFIQQFFILLVLWFGARQVMGDSLSVGGLMAFQMLAGQIFAPVLRLVSLWQSFQQVGVSVERLGDIMNETAEPAFNPNRTTLPAVRGDIVFDRVTFRYRQDATEVLQQVKLQIRAESSVGIVGRSGSGKSTLTKLMQRLYVPESGRILIDGVDLAQVEPAWLRRQIGVVLQDTFLFNGTVRDNIAAACPGASIADVVKAARMSGAHEFISEMAQGYDTAVGERGSALSGGQRQRLAIARALLTNPRILIFDEATSALDYESEHRIMENLSQMAAGRTLIMIAHRLSTVRHCDQIIVLDRGRVMEQGSHEELVQLQGIYYSLYQQQNPDGTGPACESVTEAAAADCPLKTHPKSGNW; via the coding sequence ATGATGACAAATGGCACGCTGCCGCCTGGCGCGGATAAATTGGACACTGCCTTAAAATGCCTGCTTATTGTGGCCGGCTATTACGGTATTCCCGCTGTGGATGAGCAACTGCGCCGGGCTTATGTGGTGAAGACCGGCAAAATGGACACGCTTACGCTGGTGAGGGCCGCCCGGGGACTGGGCTTCAAGGCCCGGGCGTTTAGAGATGACGCGGTGCGGCTGAATCGAATGGCCCTGCCGGCCATAGCCGTGTTAAAGAACGGCAACTATGTGGTACTGGGGAAATGGGACGGTGAAGCGGCGCTGATTATTGATCCCTGCCGGGAACAGCCTTTTGCTTTGCCGCGGGAGAATTTTCTGCAGGCCTGGAGCGGCGAACTGGTTTTGTTTACCCGCCGCATAGAAGCGACAAGAAAACAGAAGAAGTTTGGCTTGTCCTGGTTTGTTCCGGTAATCTGGCGTTACCGGAATTTATGGGGGAAAGTGCTGGGCTTGTCGTTGCTGCTGCAGTTATTTGGTCTGGCCAGCCCGTTCTTTACCCAGCGGATTATTGACGATGTCCTGGTGCATCACAGTGTAAACTCCCTGGATGCGATGCTTTCGGGCATGATTTTTGTTTCGCTCTTTCAAACCTGGATTACGGGCGTGCGGACGTTCTTGTTTACCCATGCCACCAATCAGGTTGATGTCATGCTGGGCGCCAAACTGTTTCGTCAGATTACCGCCCTGCCGGTGAGATATTTTGAAACCTGGCAGGTTGGCGAGGTGGTGGCCCGGGTCCGGGAACTGGAGAATGTACGGCAGTTCATTACCGGATCGGCGATTACCGTGGTGCTTGATGTGGTATTTACCGTGGTGTACATGATGGTCATGTTCTTATATAGCACCACGCTGAGCATAATCGCTCTGCTAATTTTACCGCTTTATATTCTGCTGAATGCGGTGGTTACGCCGCTATATCGCAGCCGGCTGCAGGAGCAGTTTGCCGCAGGCACGGAAAACCAGACTTTCCTCATTGAAATGGTAACAGGCATTCATACGGTGAAAGCGCTGGCTGTGGAGCCGCAGTTGCTGCAGGAATGGGAACAACGACTGGCCCGCTATATTGAGGCTTCCTTCCGTACGGCGAACCTGGCCAATATCGCCGGCAGCACCGGTACTTTTATTCAGCAGTTTTTTATTTTGCTGGTTTTGTGGTTCGGCGCCCGCCAGGTTATGGGCGATTCGCTCAGTGTGGGCGGCCTGATGGCCTTTCAGATGCTGGCGGGTCAGATTTTTGCTCCGGTTTTGCGGCTGGTCAGCTTGTGGCAAAGCTTTCAGCAGGTTGGCGTGTCGGTAGAACGGCTGGGCGATATTATGAATGAAACGGCGGAGCCGGCGTTTAATCCCAACCGCACCACCCTGCCGGCGGTGCGGGGCGATATTGTGTTTGACCGGGTTACTTTCCGTTACCGGCAGGATGCCACTGAGGTGCTGCAGCAGGTAAAGCTGCAAATCCGGGCGGAAAGCAGCGTGGGAATTGTCGGCCGTTCCGGCTCCGGGAAAAGCACGCTGACCAAATTGATGCAGCGTTTATATGTGCCCGAATCAGGCCGCATCTTGATTGACGGAGTTGATTTGGCCCAGGTGGAGCCGGCCTGGTTGCGACGGCAAATTGGCGTTGTGCTGCAGGATACCTTTTTGTTTAACGGAACGGTGCGGGATAATATTGCCGCAGCCTGTCCGGGTGCGTCGATCGCCGATGTGGTAAAGGCAGCCCGTATGAGCGGCGCTCATGAGTTTATCAGTGAGATGGCTCAGGGCTATGATACGGCAGTCGGCGAGCGGGGCAGCGCCCTGTCGGGCGGCCAGCGCCAGCGGCTGGCCATTGCCAGGGCTTTACTGACCAATCCGCGGATTTTAATTTTTGATGAAGCCACCAGTGCGCTGGATTATGAATCGGAGCACAGGATTATGGAAAATTTGAGTCAGATGGCCGCAGGCAGAACGTTGATCATGATTGCCCATCGTCTGTCCACTGTGCGTCACTGCGATCAGATTATTGTACTGGACCGCGGCCGGGTCATGGAGCAGGGGTCGCATGAAGAACTGGTGCAGTTGCAGGGGATTTATTATTCCCTGTATCAACAGCAAAACCCGGACGGGACCGGACCAGCCTGTGAGAGTGTTACTGAGGCTGCCGCGGCAGACTGTCCGCTAAAAACCCACCCTAAGTCGGGCAATTGGTAG